The following coding sequences lie in one Miscanthus floridulus cultivar M001 chromosome 9, ASM1932011v1, whole genome shotgun sequence genomic window:
- the LOC136479247 gene encoding coronatine-insensitive protein homolog 1b-like: MEIAWGGRAGAVVVDWPNPKSASGLAQNRRPHFICHCCVPPPPCAARRPTTAPPDLRAAPARLLAQFPRLGSLAVNGKARAAMYGLIPDDWGTYARPWVTELAVPLECLKALHLRRMVVTDNDLAELVRARGHMLQELKLDKCTGFSTDGLRLVAHSCRYVKMQCPDCGSVPDEPALCLLCGKLCSPSWKPCMLQDW, translated from the exons ATGGAGATCGCATGGGGCGGCCGTGCCGGCGCTGTTGTTGTTGACT ggcccaaccctaaatcggccagCGGCCTGGCCCAAAATCGCCGCCCACATTTCATATGCCACTGCtgcgtgccgccgccgccctgcgCGGCCCGCCGCCCCACCACCGCACCGCCCGACCTCCGCGCCGCCCCGGCGCGCCTGCTCGCGCAGTTCCCGCGGCTCGGGTCGCTGGCCGTGAACGGGAAGGCCCGCGCGGCCATGTATGGCCTCATACCCGACGACTGGGGCACCTACGCCCGCCCCTGGGTCACCGAGCTCGCCGTGCCGCTCGAGTGCCTCAAGGCGCTCCACCTCCGCCGCATGGTCGTCACGGACAACGACCTCGCTGAGCTCGTCCGTGCCAGGGGCCACATGCTGCAGGAGCTCAAGCTCGACAAGTGCACCGGCTTCTCCACGGATGGACTCCGCCTCGTTGCCCACTCCTGCAG ATATGTCAAGATGCAATGCCCTGATTGTGGCTCAGTGCCTGATGAACCGGCACTGTGTTTGCTTTGTGGCAAACTATGTTCGCCTAGTTGGAAACCATGCATGCTGCAG GACTGGTAA